The proteins below are encoded in one region of Ferruginibacter lapsinanis:
- a CDS encoding purine-nucleoside phosphorylase: MMQKINEAVAYIQKIYGETPSVGIVLGSGLGNFAAEIKAEKEIPYGDIPHFPVSTVEGHSGKLIFGELGGKKVVAMAGRFHYYEGYTMHEVVFPIRVMKFLGIQTLLLSNAAGGVNRKYKVGDLMIITDHISQLTVNPLIGKNDKAMGPRFPDMTEPYKKHLIAKAKDVAAKANIKVQEGVYVAVTGPTFETKAEYLMIETLGGDAVGMSTVPECIVANHMGLHVFAMSVITDVGIREEENVITHEEVLEAAKHAEPNFTHIFKELVAAI, from the coding sequence ATGATGCAAAAAATTAATGAAGCGGTTGCTTACATTCAAAAAATTTACGGAGAAACTCCGAGTGTTGGTATTGTATTAGGTAGTGGTTTAGGCAACTTTGCAGCCGAAATTAAAGCGGAAAAAGAGATCCCTTACGGGGATATTCCTCATTTTCCGGTTAGTACGGTAGAGGGGCATAGCGGCAAATTGATTTTTGGCGAATTGGGAGGAAAGAAGGTAGTGGCAATGGCGGGCCGTTTTCATTATTACGAAGGGTATACCATGCATGAAGTGGTTTTCCCTATCAGGGTGATGAAGTTTTTGGGGATACAAACTTTATTGCTGAGTAATGCGGCAGGTGGGGTGAACAGGAAATACAAAGTAGGAGACCTGATGATCATTACTGATCATATCAGTCAGCTGACGGTTAATCCGTTGATCGGGAAAAACGACAAGGCGATGGGGCCACGTTTTCCGGATATGACAGAGCCATACAAAAAGCACCTGATCGCCAAAGCAAAAGATGTTGCTGCTAAGGCAAATATCAAAGTACAGGAGGGGGTATACGTTGCAGTAACGGGTCCTACTTTTGAAACCAAAGCAGAATACCTGATGATAGAAACCTTAGGTGGCGATGCAGTAGGTATGAGTACGGTGCCTGAGTGTATTGTGGCCAATCATATGGGATTGCATGTATTTGCCATGAGTGTTATTACTGATGTGGGTATCAGGGAAGAAGAAAATGTAATTACGCATGAAGAAGTGTTAGAGGCTGCCAAACATGCGGAGCCTAATTTTACACATATATTCAAAGAATTGGTAGCGGCGATATAA